AATCCAAATTATGGACGTGATTTTGCTATTGCAAATAAACGGTTTTTAATGCTATCATATCATATTAAAAACTACTGCTTATTTGCAAAAATTAAATGGAGGATTTATTGTAATGGCAAACAAACTTTTTATGATGCTTCAAAATACTACGCCTTCTAACCCCCATGCGCTCGGAGCGCCATTCTTTCAGGCTGCCGCAGCTGCAACAATGGACTATGAAGTGGAGGTCGTACTAACGGCTGATGCAGGTCTCTTAATGAAAAAGGGAGTAGCCGAAAACTTAAGGGTCAAAGAGGGGAGCCCGAAGTCTGTCTATGATTTTATCAAAGACGCTTACGATGCGGGCGTCGTGTTTAAGGTATGCACGCCGGCTCTTGAATTAAACAATTTCACAAAAGACGATCTTATAGAAGAATGCAGCGGAGTTGTAGGTGGGGCTTATGTTGTTGAAATGGTAATGGATGACGATGTTAAAACCCTTTCATACTAAACAGGTTTAGGAAAAAGGGTCAGGAAAAAGGGGTCAGCAACTGTGTTATTTATTCGAATAAATAACACAGTTGCTGACCCCTTGACCCCTTTTCTTCTTTTTCTTTATTTATTATTTATAAGATTATTGAGCGCATATTCTTTCACCCCTTCCAATAAGGTAAACCTGTCGAGGGTTACGGTTTCGCACGGCATCGACCTTACAAAGAGCTGGTTATTTACAAGCCCGCCGGTTAAATATATCTTTTTGGGCTTTCTTGCAAACCTGTACATAGAAATACACACGCCTTTGATTAACATTGCGGCGGCTATCCCCGGCTCTACGCCTGTCGCCACGGAATCAAAAACATGTCCCATCCCGAGAAGTCCGCATGTGGCGGTTATAAATTCTTTCTGCGGCTCAATCTTTGAATAATCTACATTCAGGTAATTACCCAAAATTTCGATAGCCTGACCCGTAAATGCGCCGCATTCGGTATTCCAGTCCGAATGTATAAAATTCCTATTCTCAAAAACGACATATTTTGCATCTCTCGAGCCTATATCAAGCAAGGTAAAAGAGTCTTCTCCTATAAGTTTTTTACCGGCATTAGCTAAGGCTATAATCTCATTAACCGAATGATTGGCAAACCTGTTAATGTTATGACCCGTGCCTGCGTCGGCTTTAAATGTTTTTTCAAGGTCAGACACTCTTTTAACCGTCCTTTCGTCTGTTTCGGTATCCAGTATCTTGGCATAGGTCGTTCCCGCATCAAGTAGTATCATATTATATTTGTATCTCCGCTTTGCTGGATTCCTGCTTACGCAGGAATGACGATATGCCTGTATTAAGCAGTATCTTTACCGCATCTGCATTATGTCTAATTGCAACCTTTTACCGTCATTCCTGCGCAAGCAGGAATCCAGCGTCATTATTAAATTTTTAAGATAATTTTATATAACATTATTTAATTGCAAGAATGCGGTTAATTTGGCTACAGTACTTCTCGTAAGCCCGATGTCCATATCGATAAAAATCCCCCTTGGATGCTTGTTTGCAAGATAAGATGCGAGACCCGCCTTTGGGCAAAAACTCTGGGAAAAAAATACCGTCGGCACATCCGGGTTGAATTCCAATTCTAATTTAAGATCGCCGGGGGTAAGGTTTTCGACGCACCTTGTCCAGCCGTAAACATGGGTTTCGTCAGGAAAATAATTTGCGATACTAAAATCCCCCCAGGGCGGAGTCCCCCAGAAAGCGCATTTCGGTTTAACGTACTCCGGCCTGAACGGTTTTTTCTTCTCCATATCGCGGTAAAAATAGCCGGCTATTTTGCCAAATTTTTCATCTAAAGGAATACCGCTTTTACAAATAAAATCCCCTTTTCTTTCCAAGTCGTTATTTTTTACCCGCCTTAACTTAATTTTAAGTTCATTTTCGATAAAATCGGCAACGAACCCCATTTCGTTGCATCTGCAAATCTCGGAATCCTCGATAATTATCTCCGAAATCGGATTTCTGCCGACCAAAACCGAATCCATCACATCCTCGGTCCAATAATCCGTAACCGACAAAATATTGGCAATTATTCTTTTTATTTGAGCGCAATATGCTTTGGGAAGTATATTGTCGGTCGGCTCCGTTATAAGCTGGTCAACTTTATACATATCGAGCGATAAAATTATGGCGCTTTTTTGTATTAATTCGTCCATAACTTCTTTAGGCGGAATACCTATAATACCGACAAACGGCTTGTCTTTGGGATTTTGAAGAAAAGATTGTTCCTTTCCTTTAATAAACCCGTGTCTCGTCAACACCATATCCTGCATCGGATTGTAATTTTTATCATCCTTATTTTTCAATATTATACATACCCTTTTTAAATTTAGCGGATAAAAGTATCTTACAGGATTTTAAATTATAGGTAAATGACTTTTGTCACGAAAATTGGTTTATTAAACGGCTGCCGTTCCCATTTTAAGCTAACAAACACCGCAAACAAACTCTATTGCAGATGTTGCGGCAAGAGCGCCTTCGCCGACCGCCGTTGCAACCTGGAGTAATTTTTTTGAATGGGCATCGCCTGCGCAAAATACGCCGGGCATTGAAGTCATTAAGGTGTAATGATCGGTTTTTATAAAACCGTTTTCATCCTTTTCTAAATTTTTTAAAAATGACGTCTGGGGTATTATTCCGATGAAAATAAAAACGCCTTTTACTGGAACAGTTGTTCTTTCTTTGGTCTTAACATTTTCGATCGTCACAGATTCCACGGTTTTTATTCCATTAATAGAAACGGGTATATGTTCTAATTTTAAGATGACATTTTCAGCATTATGAAGCCTTTCCTGGATTATTTTCTCTGCCCTTAATTCCTTTCTTCTGTGAATTAAAACAGTTGATTTTACGATTTTTGTAAGATAATTAGCCTCTTTAACCGCCGTGTCTCCTCCGCCGATAACGGCAATATCCTCATCCTTAAAGAATGGACCGTCGCAGGTTGCGCAATACGACACTCCTCTTCCCGTAAATTCTCTTTCCCCTGGTATATTAAGCCTTTTAGGAGATGCTCCGACCGTTATAATAACGGTCTTTGACTGGTAAGTTCCGTCAACGCCTCTTATAATCTTATATTCTCCAGCGTCGGTTATGTCTTTTATTTCATCATAAATAATATTCAGGCCAAGTCCTTTGGCATGTTCCTCAAACTTTTGCATAAGCTCAACGCCCGAAAGAGATGGAAAACCCGGATAATTTTCGATATTATCGGAAAGAGCAATTTGCCCTCCGACAGCCATTTTTTCTATTAAAATAAGATTAAGGCGCGCTCTGAGACCGTATATTGCTGCGGATAGGCCGGCAGGTCCGCCGCCAATTATGACCAAATCGTAAATCATTTACCCTTACCCCCTTTATTTTATTTATAAATTAATTTATTTTATGTTGTTTTATTTAAAGGCGATTAATATAATACTTATACCGGCAATGTAAAAAATATCATTATTTATATATATTTAATCATATATAATCTTTTTAATCAAATAAGCTATATCTCAAAATTATGAAAAAATCTCTCAATCTATTACAATTAACATTTGCTTCGACAAGCGCAATTATCGGTTCTGGATGGCTTCTGGGCGTATATGTCAGCGCAAAATACGCAGGCCCCGCCTCGATATTTTCGTGGTTTATCAGCGGATTTGCCGTAATGCTGATAGCATTAGTTTACAGCGAGCTTGGAGCTATGCTTCCAGCCGCCGGAGGACTCGCAAGATACCCAAAATATACCCACGGGGCATTTTTAGGATTTATAACAAGCTGGATACTTATTATAGCCGGCGCGGCTGTCAGCACCATCGAGACGGAAGCGACCGTCCAGTATTTAAATTTTTATTTCCATAACCTCTTTATAAATAATTCGCTGACCCCCGCCGGACTGATTTTTGCTTTTTTTATTCTTATTTTTTTCTTTTTACTCAATCTGTTCGGGGCCAAAATATTTGCCAAAACCAATACT
This genomic interval from Candidatus Acidulodesulfobacterium ferriphilum contains the following:
- the trxB gene encoding thioredoxin-disulfide reductase codes for the protein MIYDLVIIGGGPAGLSAAIYGLRARLNLILIEKMAVGGQIALSDNIENYPGFPSLSGVELMQKFEEHAKGLGLNIIYDEIKDITDAGEYKIIRGVDGTYQSKTVIITVGASPKRLNIPGEREFTGRGVSYCATCDGPFFKDEDIAVIGGGDTAVKEANYLTKIVKSTVLIHRRKELRAEKIIQERLHNAENVILKLEHIPVSINGIKTVESVTIENVKTKERTTVPVKGVFIFIGIIPQTSFLKNLEKDENGFIKTDHYTLMTSMPGVFCAGDAHSKKLLQVATAVGEGALAATSAIEFVCGVC
- a CDS encoding peroxiredoxin, which encodes MANKLFMMLQNTTPSNPHALGAPFFQAAAAATMDYEVEVVLTADAGLLMKKGVAENLRVKEGSPKSVYDFIKDAYDAGVVFKVCTPALELNNFTKDDLIEECSGVVGGAYVVEMVMDDDVKTLSY
- a CDS encoding ATPase; the encoded protein is MILLDAGTTYAKILDTETDERTVKRVSDLEKTFKADAGTGHNINRFANHSVNEIIALANAGKKLIGEDSFTLLDIGSRDAKYVVFENRNFIHSDWNTECGAFTGQAIEILGNYLNVDYSKIEPQKEFITATCGLLGMGHVFDSVATGVEPGIAAAMLIKGVCISMYRFARKPKKIYLTGGLVNNQLFVRSMPCETVTLDRFTLLEGVKEYALNNLINNK